The Streptomyces sp. NBC_01244 genome contains a region encoding:
- a CDS encoding Uma2 family endonuclease gives MDREADVTVSETERLHSQLSRFEDMFPGYRMEIVEGAIVMSPLKPHHARTIRLLWNTLEDQIPPEWGFISDVAVPFDGDNEFCPDLAVIPAVEADKNLSAYPPDLVELAIEVVSPSSVRNDYEVKDRAYARRGIPHYLIFDPYKAQCTTLWNPGPDGYRGRDVIPYGETVTVETGIGKVSVDTAELPVDPGTAA, from the coding sequence ATGGACAGGGAGGCCGACGTGACCGTCTCGGAGACCGAGCGCCTGCACTCACAGCTCAGCCGGTTCGAGGACATGTTCCCCGGTTACCGGATGGAGATTGTCGAGGGCGCCATCGTGATGAGTCCGCTGAAGCCGCACCACGCCAGGACCATCCGGTTGCTGTGGAACACGCTGGAAGACCAGATTCCGCCGGAGTGGGGGTTCATCAGCGACGTAGCCGTTCCCTTCGACGGCGACAACGAGTTCTGCCCCGACCTCGCCGTCATCCCCGCCGTGGAGGCGGACAAGAACCTCAGCGCCTACCCGCCTGACCTCGTGGAACTCGCCATCGAGGTCGTCTCCCCGAGCAGCGTGCGCAACGACTACGAGGTCAAGGACCGGGCCTACGCCCGGCGCGGCATCCCGCATTACCTGATCTTCGACCCGTACAAGGCGCAGTGCACGACGCTGTGGAATCCGGGGCCCGACGGCTACCGGGGCCGGGACGTGATCCCGTACGGGGAGACGGTCACCGTGGAGACCGGCATCGGGAAGGTCTCCGTGGATACGGCCGAGCTCCCCGTGGACCCCGGCACCGCCGCCTAA
- a CDS encoding VOC family protein: MRLDHVSYAVARDSFVSTVQWIGSALGAGFVDGGVHPRFGTRNFILPLSGGTYVEVVTTLDHPAADRAPFGQAVARRAAEGGGWLGWVVSVDDIAPVEARLGRTSAEGHRVRPDGFDLRWKQIGLLELMEDPQLPYFLQWAVPLEERPSADPRTSTTIHGVSIAGDAASIAEFLGEPADHPLEQIDVTWVEDEEPGLVSVEFATARGPVTI; this comes from the coding sequence GTGCGACTTGATCACGTGTCCTATGCGGTGGCCCGCGACAGCTTCGTCTCGACCGTCCAGTGGATCGGGTCGGCCCTGGGCGCCGGGTTCGTCGACGGGGGCGTTCACCCGCGATTCGGCACCCGCAATTTCATTCTCCCGCTGAGCGGCGGCACCTATGTCGAGGTCGTCACCACGCTCGACCATCCCGCCGCCGACCGCGCACCCTTCGGCCAGGCGGTCGCGCGCCGCGCCGCCGAGGGCGGCGGCTGGCTCGGTTGGGTGGTCTCCGTCGACGACATCGCCCCGGTCGAGGCCCGCCTCGGCCGCACCTCGGCCGAGGGCCACCGTGTCCGCCCCGACGGATTCGACCTGAGGTGGAAGCAGATCGGTCTGCTGGAGCTGATGGAGGACCCGCAACTGCCCTACTTCCTTCAGTGGGCGGTCCCCCTCGAGGAGCGCCCGAGCGCCGACCCGCGCACCTCCACCACCATCCACGGGGTCTCGATCGCCGGCGACGCCGCCTCCATCGCCGAATTCCTCGGCGAACCGGCCGACCACCCCCTCGAGCAGATCGACGTCACCTGGGTCGAGGACGAGGAACCGGGTCTGGTCTCGGTCGAGTTCGCCACCGCCCGCGGCCCCGTCACGATCTGA
- a CDS encoding rhomboid family intramembrane serine protease, whose translation MSGSSTHPGGTGSFAWTRTGRAVAAAKLMLGWVALLWLIEAVDHATGHALDSYGITARDADGLSGIPLAPFLHFGFDHVASNSVPLLVLGFVTALSGIGRFLAVCAAIVLADGFAVWLISPPHSITAGASGLIFGLFGYLLIRGFVERSPLGVAVAVVIAAVWGTTFLAGALPTDSVVSWQAHLFGLLAGAAVATVARPRPEVAAL comes from the coding sequence ATGAGCGGAAGCAGTACACACCCGGGCGGTACGGGCTCCTTCGCCTGGACCCGGACGGGCCGGGCCGTGGCCGCCGCGAAGCTGATGCTGGGCTGGGTGGCGCTGCTGTGGCTGATCGAGGCCGTCGACCACGCCACGGGCCACGCGCTCGACTCCTACGGGATCACCGCGCGGGACGCCGACGGCCTGAGCGGGATACCCCTGGCGCCCTTCCTGCACTTCGGCTTCGACCACGTCGCCTCCAACAGCGTCCCGCTGCTGGTCCTCGGCTTCGTCACCGCGCTGAGCGGCATCGGCCGCTTCCTGGCCGTCTGCGCGGCCATCGTCCTGGCCGACGGCTTCGCCGTCTGGCTGATCTCCCCGCCCCACAGCATCACGGCGGGCGCCTCGGGCCTGATCTTCGGCCTCTTCGGCTACCTGCTGATCCGCGGCTTCGTGGAACGCAGCCCGCTGGGCGTCGCGGTCGCCGTCGTCATCGCCGCCGTCTGGGGCACGACCTTCCTGGCCGGAGCCCTCCCCACGGACTCGGTGGTCAGCTGGCAGGCCCACCTCTTCGGCCTCCTGGCCGGCGCGGCGGTCGCCACGGTTGCCCGGCCGCGGCCGGAGGTGGCGGCGCTCTAG
- a CDS encoding UbiX family flavin prenyltransferase: MTEGKRTPWVVGVSGASGTPYAAAVIRGLLAAGEGVDLVVSRASRLTLLDETGIAFRDAHWRDDLGEWLERGADGKPATYPRPELDGVRYWPAGDLAAGPSSGSYPVKGMLIVPASTACVAGVALGLSKDLLQRVASVTLKERRRLVVTVRETPLSGQTLKHLVSLDEAGAVVLPASPAFYAGATHIQDLVDFVAGRVLDAAGVPHGLYRRWEGELGGSRPREASGGA, from the coding sequence ATGACTGAGGGCAAGCGCACCCCGTGGGTGGTCGGGGTTTCCGGGGCGTCCGGGACGCCGTACGCGGCCGCGGTGATCCGTGGGCTGCTGGCGGCGGGCGAGGGCGTGGACCTGGTGGTGAGCCGGGCGTCCAGGCTGACCCTGCTGGACGAGACGGGGATCGCCTTCCGCGACGCGCACTGGCGGGACGACCTGGGCGAATGGCTGGAGCGGGGCGCCGACGGCAAGCCCGCGACGTATCCGCGCCCGGAACTGGACGGCGTGCGCTACTGGCCCGCGGGCGACCTGGCGGCCGGGCCGAGCAGCGGCTCGTACCCGGTCAAGGGGATGCTGATCGTGCCGGCGTCCACGGCCTGTGTGGCCGGGGTGGCGCTCGGGCTGTCGAAGGACCTGCTCCAGCGGGTCGCGAGCGTGACGCTCAAGGAGCGGCGCCGGCTGGTGGTGACGGTGCGGGAGACCCCGCTGAGCGGGCAGACGCTGAAGCATCTGGTGAGCCTGGACGAGGCGGGCGCAGTGGTGCTGCCCGCCTCTCCGGCGTTCTACGCGGGTGCGACGCACATCCAGGATCTGGTGGACTTCGTCGCGGGGCGGGTGCTCGACGCGGCAGGGGTGCCGCACGGGCTGTACCGCCGGTGGGAGGGGGAGCTCGGTGGCTCCCGCCCCCGGGAGGCAAGCGGTGGCGCTTAG
- a CDS encoding Lrp/AsnC family transcriptional regulator → MDAVDKQLIQALRENGRASYAELGRLVGLSGPSVTDRINRLETAGVITGYRATVDAASLGLGVTALIGISLSDAADHEDVARRLRDLSEIEDCWFIAGDDSYMLKVRAGDVDGLERIIRKLSSTKGVSRTRTTIVLSTKWENRVGGLPEEA, encoded by the coding sequence ATGGACGCGGTGGACAAGCAGCTCATCCAGGCACTTCGTGAGAACGGACGCGCCTCGTACGCCGAGCTGGGCCGGCTCGTGGGCCTCTCCGGCCCCAGCGTCACCGACCGGATCAACCGGCTGGAGACGGCCGGAGTCATCACCGGGTACCGCGCGACCGTGGACGCGGCCTCGCTCGGCCTCGGCGTCACGGCGCTGATCGGCATCTCGCTGTCCGACGCCGCGGACCACGAGGACGTGGCCCGCCGGCTGCGCGACCTCTCGGAGATCGAGGACTGCTGGTTCATCGCCGGCGACGACTCGTACATGCTCAAGGTCCGCGCCGGCGACGTGGACGGGCTGGAGCGGATCATCCGCAAGCTCTCCAGCACCAAGGGCGTCTCGCGCACCCGTACGACGATCGTGCTCTCCACCAAGTGGGAGAACCGGGTCGGGGGCCTGCCGGAGGAAGCCTGA
- the mqnE gene encoding aminofutalosine synthase MqnE, whose amino-acid sequence MDAGLKRELEDKVRSGERLTREDGIALYESDDLAWLGGLAHEVRTRKNGDVVHFNVNRHLNMTNVCTASCAYCSFQRKPGEKDAYTMRIEEAVRLAKSMENESLTELHIVNGLHPSLPWRYYPRSLSALKEALPNVSLKAFTATEIHHFETISGMSASDILDELIEAGLESLTGGGAEIFDWEVRQHIVDHRTHWEDWSRIHRLAHSKGLKTPATMLYGHIEEPRHRVDHVLRLRELQDETGGFQVFIPLRYQHDFVDMKDGKVRNKLQARTTMATGAEALKTFAVSRLLFDNVPHVKVFWVMHGVQTAQLALQHGADDMDGSVVEYKITHDADNYGTPNKLGREDLLELIREAGFRPVERNTRYEIIREYPGPDAELRETPQAMRV is encoded by the coding sequence ATGGACGCTGGGCTCAAGCGTGAGCTGGAGGACAAGGTTCGCTCCGGCGAGCGGCTGACCCGTGAGGACGGCATCGCCCTCTACGAGTCGGACGACCTGGCCTGGCTCGGCGGCCTCGCCCACGAGGTGCGCACGCGCAAGAACGGCGACGTCGTCCACTTCAACGTCAACCGCCACCTCAACATGACCAACGTGTGCACGGCCTCGTGCGCGTACTGCTCGTTCCAGCGCAAGCCGGGCGAGAAGGACGCGTACACGATGCGCATCGAGGAAGCCGTTCGCCTGGCCAAGAGCATGGAGAACGAGAGCCTCACCGAGCTGCACATCGTCAACGGCCTGCACCCCAGCCTGCCGTGGCGGTACTACCCGCGCTCGCTCTCCGCACTGAAGGAGGCACTGCCGAACGTCTCGCTGAAGGCGTTCACGGCGACGGAGATCCACCACTTCGAGACGATCTCCGGCATGTCGGCCTCCGACATCCTGGACGAGCTGATCGAGGCCGGTCTGGAGTCCCTCACCGGCGGCGGTGCGGAGATCTTCGACTGGGAGGTCCGCCAGCACATCGTCGACCACCGCACCCACTGGGAAGACTGGTCGCGCATCCACCGCCTCGCGCACTCCAAGGGCCTCAAGACCCCGGCGACGATGCTCTACGGGCACATCGAGGAGCCGCGCCACCGCGTGGACCACGTGCTCCGGCTGCGCGAACTGCAGGACGAGACCGGCGGTTTCCAGGTCTTCATCCCGCTGCGCTACCAGCACGACTTCGTGGACATGAAGGACGGCAAGGTACGCAACAAGCTCCAGGCGCGCACGACGATGGCGACGGGCGCCGAGGCGCTGAAGACCTTCGCGGTCTCCCGCCTGCTCTTCGACAACGTCCCGCACGTGAAGGTCTTCTGGGTGATGCACGGCGTGCAGACGGCGCAGCTCGCCCTCCAGCACGGCGCGGACGACATGGACGGCTCGGTCGTCGAGTACAAGATCACGCACGACGCGGACAACTACGGCACCCCGAACAAGCTGGGTCGCGAGGACCTGCTGGAACTGATCCGCGAGGCGGGCTTCCGCCCGGTCGAGCGCAACACGCGCTACGAGATCATCCGCGAGTACCCCGGCCCGGACGCGGAACTCCGCGAGACGCCGCAGGCGATGCGGGTCTGA
- a CDS encoding GNAT family N-acetyltransferase codes for MVLTFTFDPVVGPALAEDFAALWTEVSNAGGAVGFVPPVTVEDIRPEVDKHLAAACEGRSRLLVGRDATGRVRATAVIAPNQHRLQKHWVWVYTVMVDPALQGHGAGRALMEAVADAARTMEGIEAIRLGCRGGLGLEHFYAACGYKEVGRVPGAIRVAPGDDRDDITLLLPLH; via the coding sequence ATGGTCCTTACCTTCACCTTCGATCCGGTCGTCGGCCCCGCCCTGGCCGAAGACTTCGCCGCGCTCTGGACCGAGGTGTCCAATGCCGGCGGGGCGGTGGGCTTCGTGCCGCCCGTCACCGTCGAGGACATCCGCCCCGAGGTGGACAAGCACCTCGCCGCGGCCTGCGAGGGCCGCAGCCGCCTGCTCGTCGGACGCGACGCCACCGGGCGGGTGCGCGCCACCGCCGTCATCGCCCCCAACCAGCACCGGCTGCAGAAGCACTGGGTCTGGGTCTACACCGTCATGGTCGACCCCGCCCTCCAGGGTCACGGCGCCGGCCGCGCACTGATGGAGGCCGTCGCGGACGCCGCCCGCACGATGGAGGGCATCGAGGCGATCCGCCTCGGCTGCCGGGGCGGGCTGGGCCTGGAGCACTTCTACGCCGCCTGCGGCTACAAGGAGGTCGGCCGGGTCCCCGGCGCCATCCGGGTGGCCCCGGGCGACGACCGTGACGACATCACGCTGCTGCTGCCGCTGCACTAG
- a CDS encoding FG-GAP repeat domain-containing protein, whose protein sequence is MTSYSRALLGIALTPVLALAAAAPVAAQTATATAADTAPAAAAARTPGPWGAGALHAANPNPGSASGGLNALVAAGNGALVSLTGDGLSRSTRIRPAGSTGWLAPRAWPDAGGSNTELVSLGDGSVRLAWRAKRADDHDNYWLKVATLAPGATAFSEPEFVAAVPEKGYHHLAAAPDGRLVAVWSVFGVVKAAEKAGPQGVWTAPAALNEQPPSGSREIYAMDLAVAKDGTALLVWQWQASKAVVALEKAPGAAAWTTVKDFPVPGGTLARPKVFAEPQGGFDLFYNSNDDLLHTRRTAGATQWSAPSTAARSGSTSGMAEPVHLPGGDLFVAGSNSAPWYGVRSAATGKWQQNLQFFSLHEKVRGVAAAGTSGGTVTVTWREGYSYEEYTMAAVFKNGIWSAPRRLSTAGARFTGPPQVAADALGRPVALWDEYKRSETNSAVLNGAYEATTTSRALPKWRDHTDDGKADLFGLGGTGLKVYAGDATKLTAGPRAITWASVDTQVLPFGDLDGDGCNDVFVRFPKGEARVYPTICGGLPNLQSLHVTVSSDWSAYDQVLSPGDVTGDGRADLLTRSASTGKLYVYANNGAGGFKARTLAGSGFGGYKKLIAAGDLDGDGKTDLLALDASNELWRFNGTGAGTFVPRSLVFKDWGTTYKDVVGGLDLSGDGRADLISLDKDGRAWLNRGNGRGGFDNRSQVGKATNWSGIRIS, encoded by the coding sequence ATGACTTCGTATTCCCGCGCGCTGCTAGGCATCGCGCTCACTCCCGTACTCGCCCTGGCGGCCGCGGCGCCGGTCGCCGCCCAGACCGCCACCGCGACGGCGGCCGACACCGCCCCGGCCGCCGCCGCGGCGCGTACGCCGGGCCCGTGGGGCGCCGGCGCCCTGCACGCCGCGAACCCCAACCCCGGCTCCGCCTCGGGCGGGCTGAACGCCCTGGTGGCGGCGGGGAACGGCGCCCTCGTCTCCCTCACCGGCGACGGGCTCTCCCGTTCCACCCGGATCCGGCCCGCGGGCAGCACCGGCTGGCTCGCCCCGCGGGCCTGGCCGGACGCCGGAGGGTCCAACACCGAGCTGGTCTCGCTCGGCGACGGCTCGGTGCGCCTGGCCTGGCGGGCCAAGCGGGCCGACGACCACGACAACTACTGGCTGAAGGTGGCCACCCTCGCGCCCGGCGCGACCGCCTTCTCCGAGCCCGAGTTCGTCGCCGCGGTCCCCGAGAAGGGCTACCACCACCTGGCGGCGGCCCCCGACGGCCGGCTGGTCGCGGTGTGGTCGGTCTTCGGCGTCGTGAAGGCCGCCGAGAAGGCCGGCCCGCAGGGCGTGTGGACCGCTCCGGCCGCCCTCAACGAGCAGCCGCCGTCCGGCAGCCGGGAGATCTACGCCATGGACCTGGCGGTCGCCAAGGACGGCACCGCCCTGCTGGTGTGGCAGTGGCAGGCGAGCAAGGCCGTCGTCGCCCTGGAGAAGGCCCCCGGCGCGGCCGCCTGGACCACCGTCAAGGACTTCCCGGTCCCGGGCGGGACCCTGGCGCGCCCGAAGGTGTTCGCCGAACCGCAGGGCGGCTTCGACCTGTTCTACAACAGCAACGATGACCTCCTGCACACGCGCCGGACCGCCGGCGCCACGCAGTGGAGCGCCCCGTCGACCGCCGCCAGGTCCGGCAGCACGTCCGGGATGGCGGAGCCCGTCCACCTGCCGGGCGGCGACCTCTTCGTCGCCGGCTCCAACTCGGCCCCCTGGTACGGGGTGCGCTCGGCCGCCACCGGGAAATGGCAGCAGAACCTCCAGTTCTTCTCCCTGCACGAGAAGGTGCGCGGGGTCGCCGCGGCCGGGACCTCGGGCGGCACGGTCACGGTGACCTGGCGGGAGGGGTACTCGTACGAGGAGTACACGATGGCCGCCGTCTTCAAGAACGGCATCTGGTCCGCCCCGCGGCGGCTGAGCACGGCGGGCGCCCGGTTCACCGGGCCGCCCCAGGTGGCCGCCGACGCGCTCGGCCGGCCCGTCGCGCTGTGGGACGAGTACAAGCGGTCCGAGACGAACAGCGCCGTCCTGAACGGTGCCTACGAGGCCACCACCACCAGCCGCGCGCTGCCCAAGTGGCGTGACCACACGGACGACGGCAAGGCCGACCTGTTCGGCCTGGGCGGCACCGGGCTGAAGGTGTACGCGGGCGACGCGACGAAGCTGACCGCGGGGCCGCGCGCGATCACCTGGGCGTCGGTGGACACGCAGGTGCTGCCGTTCGGCGACCTCGACGGCGACGGCTGCAACGACGTGTTCGTCCGCTTCCCGAAGGGCGAGGCCCGGGTCTACCCGACGATCTGCGGCGGGCTGCCCAACCTGCAGTCGCTCCACGTCACGGTCTCCTCGGACTGGAGCGCGTACGACCAGGTCCTCTCGCCCGGCGACGTGACGGGCGACGGCCGCGCCGACCTGCTGACCCGGTCCGCCTCGACCGGGAAGCTGTACGTGTACGCGAACAACGGCGCGGGCGGCTTCAAGGCCCGCACGCTCGCCGGCTCCGGCTTCGGCGGGTACAAGAAGCTGATCGCCGCCGGGGACCTCGACGGCGACGGCAAGACCGACCTGCTGGCCCTCGACGCGTCGAACGAGCTGTGGCGGTTCAACGGGACCGGCGCCGGCACCTTCGTGCCCCGGTCCCTGGTCTTCAAGGACTGGGGCACCACCTACAAGGACGTGGTCGGCGGGCTCGACCTGTCCGGGGACGGCCGGGCCGACCTGATCTCGCTCGACAAGGACGGCCGCGCCTGGCTGAACCGGGGCAACGGCCGGGGCGGCTTCGACAACCGGTCGCAGGTCGGCAAGGCCACGAACTGGTCGGGCATCCGCATCTCCTAG
- a CDS encoding DUF4229 domain-containing protein: MSLKPSATIRYTAMRLGIFVGCLVLVAGLVRLGWVPSGLGDANPAWVVLLALVLSAPLSFILLRKQRDEMSAVIAGRVAGAKDKLAANRSQEDDAVDEAARAS, translated from the coding sequence GTGTCCCTCAAGCCGAGCGCGACGATCCGTTACACCGCGATGCGCCTGGGGATCTTCGTCGGGTGCCTCGTCCTCGTCGCCGGTCTGGTCCGGCTGGGCTGGGTGCCCTCCGGTCTCGGTGACGCCAACCCCGCCTGGGTCGTGCTGCTCGCCCTCGTGCTCTCCGCTCCGCTCTCCTTCATCCTGCTGCGCAAGCAGCGCGACGAGATGTCCGCGGTCATCGCCGGACGCGTCGCGGGCGCGAAGGACAAGCTCGCGGCGAACCGCAGCCAGGAGGACGACGCGGTCGACGAGGCCGCGCGCGCCAGTTAG
- a CDS encoding putative leader peptide codes for MLTTAAHQMTPSVPLVARLHVDLCRRASAACCCCR; via the coding sequence ATGTTGACGACAGCCGCGCACCAGATGACCCCGAGCGTTCCGCTCGTGGCGCGCCTGCACGTCGACCTCTGCCGCCGCGCGTCCGCGGCCTGTTGCTGTTGTCGCTGA
- a CDS encoding dicarboxylate/amino acid:cation symporter, which yields MSASPQTPAAEAPAPAKKSSSFKFPFWAQIVTGLVLGVLLGWVSRSQEISWLGTTLEQIGDIFVQLLKLAVAPLVFFAILVSITNLRKVNNAARLASRTLLWFMITSLIAVAIGLAIGLLTNPGSGTGLTPQDGKLPKREGSWLDFLTGIVPTDIITPFTELNVLQIVFLAAVAGIAALQLGTKAQPVLNLAESVLELLQKALWWVIRLAPIGTVGLIGTAIATYGWDLLGKYATFTVDVYVGSALVMFGVYPLLLWTVAKVNPIQFFKGAWPAIQLAFVSRSSVGTMPVTQKVTERLGVPKEYASFAVPFGATTKMDGCAAIYPALAAIFIAEIFGVQLGITDYLLIAFVSVIGSAATAGLTGATVMLTLTLSTLGLPLEGVGLLMAIDPILDMMRTATNVAGQALVPVIVAAREGILDKVAYATASSSLLDEPAQAPAEVPAQSDSSDADPAKALVTA from the coding sequence GTGTCCGCGTCACCGCAGACCCCTGCCGCCGAGGCCCCCGCCCCGGCGAAGAAGTCCTCCTCGTTCAAGTTCCCCTTCTGGGCCCAGATCGTCACCGGCCTCGTGCTCGGCGTACTGCTCGGCTGGGTCTCCCGCAGTCAGGAGATCAGCTGGCTCGGTACGACCCTGGAGCAGATAGGCGACATATTCGTCCAGCTCCTGAAGCTGGCCGTCGCCCCGCTCGTCTTCTTCGCCATCCTGGTGTCGATCACCAACCTCCGGAAGGTGAACAACGCCGCGCGGCTCGCCTCGCGCACGCTGCTCTGGTTCATGATCACGTCGCTGATCGCGGTGGCCATCGGCCTCGCCATCGGCCTGCTCACCAACCCGGGCTCCGGCACCGGCCTCACCCCGCAGGACGGCAAGCTGCCGAAGCGCGAAGGGTCCTGGCTGGACTTCCTGACCGGCATCGTGCCGACCGACATCATCACGCCGTTCACCGAGCTGAACGTCCTGCAGATCGTCTTCCTCGCCGCCGTCGCCGGCATCGCCGCCCTCCAGCTCGGCACCAAGGCCCAGCCGGTCCTGAACCTCGCCGAGTCCGTGCTGGAGCTGCTCCAGAAGGCCCTGTGGTGGGTCATCCGCCTCGCCCCGATCGGCACCGTCGGTCTGATCGGCACCGCGATCGCCACGTACGGCTGGGACCTGCTCGGCAAGTACGCCACCTTCACGGTGGACGTGTACGTCGGCTCCGCGCTCGTGATGTTCGGCGTCTACCCGCTGCTCCTGTGGACCGTCGCCAAGGTCAACCCGATCCAGTTCTTCAAGGGCGCCTGGCCCGCCATCCAGCTGGCCTTCGTCTCCCGCTCCTCGGTCGGCACCATGCCGGTCACCCAGAAGGTCACCGAGCGCCTCGGCGTCCCGAAGGAGTACGCCTCCTTCGCCGTCCCGTTCGGCGCGACCACGAAGATGGACGGCTGCGCCGCGATCTACCCGGCGCTCGCCGCGATCTTCATCGCCGAGATCTTCGGCGTACAGCTCGGCATCACCGACTACCTGCTGATCGCCTTCGTCTCGGTCATCGGCTCCGCCGCGACGGCCGGCCTGACGGGCGCCACGGTCATGCTGACCCTGACCCTCTCCACGCTGGGCCTCCCGCTGGAGGGAGTGGGCCTGCTGATGGCGATCGACCCGATCCTGGACATGATGCGCACCGCCACCAACGTGGCCGGCCAGGCGCTGGTCCCGGTCATCGTCGCGGCCCGCGAGGGCATCCTGGACAAGGTGGCCTACGCCACCGCCTCCTCGTCCCTCCTGGACGAGCCGGCCCAGGCCCCGGCCGAGGTCCCGGCCCAGTCCGACTCCTCGGACGCCGACCCGGCGAAGGCCCTCGTCACCGCCTGA
- a CDS encoding O-methyltransferase, with amino-acid sequence MDDTPHQLPSDLPALRAKAAAAGFTLSCEDRTGSLLAALAAGRPGGRILELGTGAGEGAAWLLSGMDRASRLTTVELDATVQAIAREQLGADPRVTFVAGDGGGWLEDFDGAPFDLVFADTWPGKFTHLDRALELVAPGGTYLIDDLLPQPGRPQDHEAAVERLLAELDAREDFRCVRLAWASGLLMAVRAA; translated from the coding sequence ATGGACGACACTCCGCACCAACTCCCTTCCGACCTGCCCGCGTTGCGCGCCAAGGCGGCCGCCGCGGGCTTCACCCTGTCCTGCGAGGACCGTACGGGCAGCCTCCTGGCGGCGCTCGCCGCCGGCCGGCCCGGGGGCCGGATCCTGGAACTCGGCACCGGTGCGGGCGAGGGCGCCGCCTGGCTGCTCAGCGGTATGGACCGGGCCTCCCGCCTGACCACCGTCGAGCTCGACGCCACCGTCCAGGCCATCGCCCGGGAACAGCTGGGCGCCGACCCGCGGGTGACCTTCGTGGCCGGGGACGGCGGAGGGTGGCTGGAGGACTTCGACGGGGCGCCCTTCGACCTGGTCTTCGCGGACACCTGGCCGGGCAAGTTCACGCACCTCGACCGGGCCCTGGAACTGGTGGCTCCCGGCGGGACCTACCTGATCGACGACCTCCTCCCCCAGCCCGGCCGGCCACAGGACCACGAGGCCGCCGTCGAACGCCTCCTGGCCGAGCTGGACGCGCGCGAGGACTTCCGGTGCGTGCGCCTGGCCTGGGCGAGCGGACTGCTGATGGCGGTACGGGCGGCCTGA
- a CDS encoding DUF6461 domain-containing protein, producing the protein MTAAAAASPAPATAAEYSWIRASPSLFAYALEGGYTLTLVRGLSPVEVLEVVEAEPQDVCEGFQGLVFEHTELLDAYGYSPDSFLAGAFTVPGEGGDWTLVLEFGGDVGTRPRFMEALSAGSRAVSHTSNGGKPMDFFHWYEDGELRTTFEYPADRTGSTPDALNAVMSELGLNPTGDPEPDVDEKAAVFALAERLTGVRVTEELLRDAEYVTGEVREELPPHLL; encoded by the coding sequence ATGACCGCAGCCGCAGCAGCTTCCCCCGCACCGGCCACCGCAGCCGAATACAGCTGGATACGGGCCTCGCCCTCGCTGTTCGCGTACGCGCTGGAGGGCGGGTACACCCTGACGCTGGTGCGGGGCCTCTCGCCCGTGGAGGTGCTGGAGGTGGTGGAGGCCGAGCCGCAGGACGTGTGCGAGGGGTTCCAGGGCCTCGTCTTCGAGCACACGGAGCTCCTCGACGCCTACGGGTACTCGCCCGACTCCTTCCTCGCGGGCGCCTTCACCGTGCCGGGCGAGGGAGGCGACTGGACCCTGGTGCTGGAGTTCGGCGGAGACGTGGGGACGCGGCCGCGGTTCATGGAGGCCTTGTCCGCCGGGTCGCGCGCCGTCTCGCACACGAGCAATGGGGGGAAGCCCATGGACTTCTTCCACTGGTACGAGGACGGCGAGTTGAGGACGACCTTCGAATACCCGGCGGACCGCACCGGCAGCACCCCCGACGCGCTGAACGCGGTGATGAGCGAGCTCGGCCTGAACCCGACGGGCGACCCGGAGCCCGATGTCGACGAGAAGGCGGCGGTGTTCGCGCTCGCCGAGCGGCTCACGGGCGTCCGGGTGACCGAGGAACTGCTGCGGGACGCCGAGTACGTCACCGGAGAGGTGCGGGAGGAACTGCCGCCGCACCTGCTCTGA